The genomic stretch AGCCAAGTGATCGGGGCCTTCGGCGCGGCGGCGCTGGTCGCATGCCTCTGGCGGGGCTTCGTCCCCGGCCTCGCGGAGAAGCTGGGCGTCGTCATCGGCCAGCCCGGCTCGCAAAAGATCATGATGGCCTTCAGCTGTTTCTTCCCCAACCCCGGCATGATCGGCGTCGACGCGGCCTCCTGGGCCAAGGTCACGCCCGGCATCGCCTTCACCGTCGAGGCCGCGGCGACGGGCGTCCTGGTCTTCATGATCCTGGCCCTCACCGAGGACCGCCACGAGGGCGCGCCGAAGTCGAACCTGGTCACCTGGTTCATCGGCCTCCTGGTCGCCGCCCTGGTCGGCGTCACCGCGCCGCTGACCATGACCTGCCTCAACCCCGCCCGCGACTTTGGGCCCCGCGTCTTCGCCTACCTGCAAGGCTACGGCTCGATCGCCTTCCCTGGCCCCCGGGGGGTCGAGTGGTGGCTCTACATCGTCTCGCCCATCGCCGGCGCGATCCTGGGCGGCGCGCTCTACGAGCTGGCCCTGCGCCCGCTCTTCGGCAAGGTCGACTTGAAGCCGAACCAGGGCCTCGACCTCCCCAGCGGCGGCAGCAACGTCAAGGGTTAGCCCCTCCGAATCTGAGCTTG from Deltaproteobacteria bacterium PRO3 encodes the following:
- a CDS encoding aquaporin, whose translation is MSLTAKECVAEILGTFILVFFGDMAVHMAVHTGGMDLWGVSMLWGLAVVMACYAVGPVSGAHLNPAVTLAMACYRGFSWKKVVPYIASQVIGAFGAAALVACLWRGFVPGLAEKLGVVIGQPGSQKIMMAFSCFFPNPGMIGVDAASWAKVTPGIAFTVEAAATGVLVFMILALTEDRHEGAPKSNLVTWFIGLLVAALVGVTAPLTMTCLNPARDFGPRVFAYLQGYGSIAFPGPRGVEWWLYIVSPIAGAILGGALYELALRPLFGKVDLKPNQGLDLPSGGSNVKG